One part of the Neoarius graeffei isolate fNeoGra1 chromosome 2, fNeoGra1.pri, whole genome shotgun sequence genome encodes these proteins:
- the fjx1 gene encoding four-jointed box protein 1: MRAAWANLAALLLLCTCAGVLRFWNGLEKRLERNKRSVRDHTLLHPAYPDSSPDLSGTFRALLAVPTRSRLQSVRNTSDGEAGSLASQENGPGSERESRAAQNRTEQVILEDGIFWSQRLEDGVSVGFVQEDARAWRHRVIRGRVVSLEPGCGRTSNQLATFSDGSRACVRYGINPEQVQGETLSYYLSALLGITNVPPLALLRLDGEQWTRVRRRMEALQWTPSAVVSLSEWVSDLSPAVVPAPFHRSGFGLRPLEPELQNKSRAQLLELVQWSDLVVFDYITANFDRLVSNLFSLQWDAKAMQRDASNLLRTPRGGLVFLDNEAGLVHGYRVLDMWEKYHSAARASVCVFRRRTARRVAELHERRDARARLLQLYRNSEPFASDLGFLSDEHAKILQDRIDSVHEHILHCKEEHDKV; the protein is encoded by the coding sequence ATGAGGGCGGCGTGGGCAAACTTGGCGGCGCTGCTGCTGTTGTGCACTTGTGCAGGCGTGCTGCGCTTCTGGAACGGCTTGGAAAAGCGTTTGGAGAGGAACAAGCGAAGCGTCCGAGACCACACTCTACTCCATCCTGCTTATCCAGACTCCTCTCCGGACCTTTCTGGAACTTTTCGGGCTTTACTCGCCGTTCCGACTCGCTCCAGATTGCAATCAGTTCGCAACACGAGCGATGGTGAAGCGGGCTCGTTAGCGAGTCAGGAGAACGGACCTGGCTCTGAGCGCGAGAGTCGTGCAGCACAAAACCGAACCGAGCAGGTTATTCTAGAGGACGGGATCTTCTGGAGTCAGCGTCTTGAGGATGGCGTGTCGGTGGGCTTTGTCCAAGAAGACGCCCGGGCATGGAGACACAGAGTCATCCGAGGCCGAGTGGTGTCTCTGGAACCGGGCTGCGGCAGGACGTCCAACCAGCTGGCCACCTTCTCGGACGGATCGCGTGCGTGTGTACGTTATGGCATCAATCCCGAGCAGGTGCAAGGAGAAACGCTGTCTTATTACCTCTCCGCTCTGCTCGGGATCACCAACGTGCCGCCGCTCGCGCTTTTGCGCCTCGATGGCGAGCAGTGGACGCGCGTGAGGCGGCGCATGGAGGCGCTCCAGTGGACACCGAGCGCCGTGGTGTCCCTCAGCGAGTGGGTGTCGGATCTAAGCCCGGCAGTCGTGCCTGCTCCTTTTCACCGCTCCGGATTCGGGCTGCGACCGCTCGAACCCGAGCTCCAGAACAAAAGCAGAGCGCAGCTGCTCGAGCTCGTGCAGTGGAGCGACCTGGTTGTGTTCGATTACATCACGGCCAACTTCGACCGGCTCGTGAGCAACCTGTTCAGCCTGCAATGGGACGCCAAAGCCATGCAAAGAGACGCGAGCAACCTGCTCAGGACTCCCCGCGGCGGCTTGGTGTTCCTCGATAACGAGGCCGGGTTAGTGCACGGGTACCGCGTGCTGGACATGTGGGAGAAGTATCACAGCGCGGCGCGCGCCTCCGTGTGCGTGTTCAGGAGGAGAACCGCGCGGCGCGTGGCCGAGCTGCACGAGCGACGGGACGCGCGCGCGCGCCTGCTGCAGCTCTACCGGAACTCCGAGCCTTTCGCGTCTGATCTCGGCTTCCTGTCCGACGAGCACGCCAAGATACTGCAGGACAGAATAGACAGCGTTCACGAGCACATTTTGCACTGTAAAGAAGAGCACGACAAAGTGTAA